A part of Kitasatospora acidiphila genomic DNA contains:
- a CDS encoding response regulator transcription factor, translating to MRVVLAEDSALLRQGIELLLSEQGIEVVAAVGDGEQLLRAVAEHRPDACVTDVRMPPTFLDEGLRAALAVRARWPETGVLVLSHYVEERYAIDLVRTNDNGVGYLLKDRVSDADEFVDALRRVAAGETVLDPEVVKQLLAGSRQRDPLSTLTPREREVLTAMAEGRSNAGIAADLVIGTAAVEKYIRSIFVKFDLQQEAGDHRRVLAVLRYLGA from the coding sequence ATGCGGGTAGTGCTGGCCGAGGACTCCGCGCTGCTGCGCCAGGGCATCGAACTGCTGCTCAGCGAACAGGGGATCGAGGTGGTCGCCGCGGTCGGCGACGGGGAGCAACTCCTGCGCGCGGTGGCCGAACACCGGCCGGACGCCTGTGTGACCGACGTCCGGATGCCGCCCACCTTCCTGGACGAGGGCCTGCGCGCCGCACTGGCGGTACGCGCCCGCTGGCCGGAGACCGGCGTCCTGGTGCTCTCCCACTACGTCGAGGAGCGCTACGCCATCGACCTGGTCAGAACCAATGACAACGGGGTCGGTTACCTGCTCAAGGACCGGGTATCGGACGCCGATGAGTTCGTGGACGCACTGCGCCGGGTCGCCGCGGGCGAGACGGTCCTCGACCCGGAGGTGGTCAAGCAGTTGCTGGCCGGCAGCCGGCAGCGGGATCCGCTGTCCACCCTGACGCCGCGCGAGCGGGAGGTCCTCACGGCCATGGCGGAGGGCCGTTCCAACGCCGGGATCGCGGCCGATCTGGTGATCGGCACGGCGGCGGTGGAGAAGTACATCCGCAGCATCTTCGTGAAATTCGATCTGCAGCAGGAGGCGGGAGACCACCGCCGCGTGCTCGCCGTTCTGCGCTACCTGGGAGCTTGA
- a CDS encoding zinc-binding dehydrogenase, with translation MPQSGQLLVRTLACGSCGSDLHALGDPEAFSDIMRRTGGTPHDIRNGLVLGHEFAAEIVDYGPDTVRALPVGSTVCGPPIGFGPRGGGIVGCTPAFAGGFGEPFSVAARAVRRGEPGPGSVAVVLGLGPIGLGVVAVLKARGHGRVVAVDFSPKRRALAERLGADILIDPAVESPYDRWSSLGVIPGMLDRTAAEYRGVPTTDVVLFECVGAPGMLARGRHRRSRHGRAQWTMMPPPVVFTTTPCGASVAVFGSETLGDDWEVCASTW, from the coding sequence GTGCCACAGTCCGGGCAGCTGCTGGTGCGCACGCTGGCCTGCGGGAGCTGCGGCTCCGACCTGCACGCCCTCGGCGACCCCGAAGCGTTCAGTGACATCATGCGCCGCACCGGCGGCACCCCGCACGACATCCGGAACGGCCTGGTGCTCGGTCACGAGTTCGCCGCCGAGATCGTCGACTACGGCCCGGACACCGTGCGGGCCCTGCCGGTCGGGAGCACCGTCTGCGGCCCGCCGATCGGCTTCGGCCCGCGGGGCGGTGGGATCGTCGGCTGCACCCCGGCATTTGCGGGCGGCTTCGGCGAGCCGTTCTCGGTCGCCGCCCGGGCGGTCCGGCGGGGCGAGCCCGGTCCGGGTTCGGTCGCCGTGGTGCTCGGCCTCGGCCCGATCGGCCTGGGCGTCGTCGCGGTGCTCAAGGCGCGCGGCCACGGCCGGGTCGTCGCGGTCGACTTCTCGCCCAAGCGGCGGGCGCTGGCCGAGCGGCTGGGTGCCGACATCCTGATCGACCCGGCCGTCGAGTCGCCCTACGACCGCTGGTCCTCGCTCGGGGTGATCCCCGGGATGCTGGACCGGACGGCCGCGGAGTACCGCGGGGTGCCGACCACCGACGTGGTGCTCTTCGAGTGTGTCGGCGCCCCCGGCATGCTCGCCCGGGGGCGCCACCGTCGTTCGCGGCACGGGCGTGCTCAGTGGACCATGATGCCGCCGCCCGTGGTCTTCACCACCACGCCGTGCGGCGCGTCCGTAGCGGTGTTCGGCAGCGAGACGCTCGGCGACGACTGGGAGGTCTGCGCGTCGACGTGGTAG
- a CDS encoding acyl carrier protein produces MTTSMEPAPEVQQLAQWLTERVAYYLEIPAEQIKPDVKLVEYGLESVYALALCGDVEGELGIEVEPTLAWDYPTIDSLVALLIERTAEAARPRETAERRAGRACRHHPSGGARRRRSPRSGATVRAAAGAHAGLRELRLRPARPRRPRSVQ; encoded by the coding sequence ATGACCACGTCCATGGAACCGGCCCCCGAGGTCCAGCAGCTCGCCCAGTGGCTGACCGAACGGGTCGCCTACTACCTGGAGATCCCGGCCGAGCAGATCAAGCCCGACGTCAAGCTGGTCGAGTACGGCCTGGAGTCGGTCTACGCCCTCGCCCTGTGCGGCGACGTGGAGGGCGAGTTGGGCATCGAGGTCGAGCCGACCCTGGCCTGGGACTACCCCACCATCGACTCACTCGTCGCCCTGCTGATCGAGAGGACGGCCGAGGCCGCCCGACCGCGGGAGACCGCAGAGAGGAGAGCGGGCCGTGCGTGCCGCCATCACCCGAGCGGGGGTGCTCGTCGTCGAAGAAGTCCCCGATCCGGTGCCACAGTCCGGGCAGCTGCTGGTGCGCACGCTGGCCTGCGGGAGCTGCGGCTCCGACCTGCACGCCCTCGGCGACCCCGAAGCGTTCAGTGA
- a CDS encoding alpha/beta fold hydrolase: MCECLGPGSQGLVVQGTDHARLDAELRQWARQLRRTMILPGCGHRTQQERPAEVTAALADFASSLDSPRHP; this comes from the coding sequence GTGTGCGAGTGTCTCGGTCCTGGTTCCCAGGGCCTTGTCGTCCAGGGCACCGACCACGCCCGACTGGACGCCGAACTGCGCCAGTGGGCACGGCAGTTGCGCAGGACGATGATCCTGCCCGGCTGCGGGCACCGGACCCAGCAGGAGCGACCGGCCGAAGTCACCGCCGCACTGGCCGACTTCGCCTCCTCGCTGGACTCACCCCGGCATCCGTGA
- a CDS encoding class I SAM-dependent methyltransferase has product MRHPSSPLRAPFGKAGIWALAGASVAAAATAWWVTDSAPYPYAQHRLLDLPLPFLSWERLAEQLQPLPGERMLEIGPGTGLQSLQVAPRLGADGRLDIVDIQQEMLDHVMRRAAGSGLDTIVPTLADARELPFDDATFDAAYLVTALGEIPDVPAALSELRRVLKPTGRLVVGEFFDRHQIRPATLARHANAVGLHVIRQSGPALAYFALLRPCTSGSDGRPHAGAADRCAATIDS; this is encoded by the coding sequence ATGCGCCACCCCTCCTCACCCCTGCGCGCCCCGTTCGGCAAGGCCGGCATCTGGGCCCTTGCGGGCGCCTCGGTCGCGGCCGCGGCCACCGCCTGGTGGGTGACCGACTCCGCGCCGTACCCCTACGCGCAGCACCGACTGCTCGACCTGCCACTGCCGTTCCTGTCCTGGGAGCGGCTGGCCGAGCAGCTCCAGCCGCTGCCGGGCGAGCGGATGCTGGAGATCGGTCCCGGCACCGGGCTGCAGTCGCTCCAGGTGGCGCCCCGGCTCGGCGCCGACGGCCGGCTGGACATCGTCGACATCCAGCAGGAGATGCTCGACCACGTGATGCGCCGGGCCGCCGGATCCGGCCTCGACACCATCGTCCCCACCCTGGCCGACGCGCGCGAACTCCCCTTCGACGACGCCACGTTCGACGCCGCCTACCTGGTCACCGCGCTGGGCGAGATCCCGGACGTCCCCGCCGCCCTGAGCGAGCTGCGCCGGGTCCTCAAGCCGACCGGTCGCCTGGTCGTCGGCGAGTTCTTCGACCGCCACCAGATCCGCCCGGCGACCCTGGCCCGGCACGCCAACGCCGTCGGCCTGCACGTCATCCGGCAGTCCGGACCGGCCCTGGCCTACTTCGCGCTGCTGCGGCCGTGCACCTCGGGCTCCGACGGCCGGCCGCACGCCGGTGCCGCGGACCGGTGTGCGGCCACCATCGACTCCTGA
- a CDS encoding aromatic-ring hydroxylase C-terminal domain-containing protein, translating into MTVLTLLDTYDAGRRPVALATSARASARSVEHKHPGYDVGAVGPGGGRQPGMLAVVLGYRYASSAVPVVQAGGPAGEGAVPLDFRPVAVPGGRAPHLWFTRAGARMSTLDLYEDTSVLLSGPEDGAWHAAGERVGQRLGVPLSCLRVGHGAEHDLAPEPGADGEGLHGVAADGAVLVRPDGFVAWRSGTAVPEPAPLWRTC; encoded by the coding sequence ATGACGGTCCTCACACTGCTGGACACCTACGACGCCGGGCGCCGCCCCGTGGCGCTGGCCACCAGCGCCCGGGCCTCGGCGCGGTCCGTCGAGCACAAGCACCCCGGCTACGACGTCGGCGCGGTCGGCCCGGGCGGTGGCCGGCAGCCCGGCATGCTGGCGGTGGTGCTGGGCTACCGCTATGCCTCCAGCGCGGTGCCGGTTGTGCAGGCTGGCGGTCCGGCCGGGGAGGGCGCCGTGCCGCTCGACTTCCGGCCCGTCGCAGTGCCCGGGGGACGCGCGCCGCACCTGTGGTTCACCCGGGCCGGGGCCCGGATGTCCACCCTGGACCTCTACGAGGACACGTCGGTGCTGCTCAGCGGCCCCGAGGACGGCGCCTGGCACGCGGCGGGGGAACGGGTCGGCCAGCGACTGGGCGTCCCGCTCAGCTGCCTGCGGGTGGGCCACGGCGCCGAGCACGACCTGGCGCCAGAGCCCGGTGCCGACGGGGAGGGCCTGCACGGCGTGGCGGCCGACGGCGCAGTGCTGGTGCGACCGGACGGCTTCGTGGCCTGGCGTTCCGGGACGGCTGTACCCGAGCCCGCGCCGTTGTGGCGGACGTGCTGA
- a CDS encoding DoxX family protein, whose amino-acid sequence MSSTVTAATTTATAAKSGKALGRVVWTLRILLALFFALASALPKLLALPAATTVFDAIGVGHWFMYLTGLVELAGAVGLLVRRLAGPAATALIIFLAFAFVTQLTAMHGENAGTPFIFMAPLAVIAWNRRAETAELLRRPR is encoded by the coding sequence ATGTCCAGTACCGTCACCGCCGCCACGACCACCGCCACCGCCGCGAAGTCCGGCAAGGCCCTGGGCCGGGTGGTCTGGACGCTGCGGATCCTGCTCGCGCTATTCTTCGCCTTGGCCAGCGCCCTGCCCAAGCTGCTCGCGCTTCCCGCCGCCACGACCGTCTTCGACGCCATCGGTGTGGGCCACTGGTTCATGTACCTGACCGGACTGGTGGAGCTGGCCGGAGCGGTCGGCCTGCTGGTCCGCCGACTGGCCGGGCCGGCCGCGACGGCGCTGATCATCTTCCTGGCGTTCGCGTTCGTCACCCAGCTCACGGCGATGCACGGCGAGAACGCCGGGACCCCGTTCATCTTCATGGCGCCGCTGGCCGTCATCGCCTGGAACCGGCGCGCCGAGACGGCTGAGCTGCTCCGCCGCCCGCGCTGA
- a CDS encoding class I SAM-dependent methyltransferase, whose protein sequence is MTRTAADWAAYLDVFHQAHPGITEAVLRRAHADGTTPYQWLAETVPAGGVLLDLACGSAPMCAVLPPAVRYLGVDRSSAELAAARTADVGPLLRADATALPLASGSIDTVVCSMALMLLTPLPRALREIRRVLRRGGLLVATVPATGPLRAGDYALAAALLLAIRRTLRYPNDRAMRHLPAALARAGLELRSDERRCFTLPLTRPDDGSLLLDSLYLPGLTPTAHRRALRVLRAAHRTEVPIPLRRITARAR, encoded by the coding sequence ATGACCCGGACGGCCGCGGACTGGGCCGCCTACCTGGACGTCTTCCACCAGGCTCACCCTGGCATCACCGAGGCTGTCCTGCGACGCGCGCATGCCGACGGGACCACCCCTTACCAGTGGCTGGCCGAGACCGTACCTGCCGGGGGAGTCCTCCTCGACCTGGCCTGCGGCAGCGCCCCCATGTGCGCCGTCCTGCCACCAGCCGTCCGCTATCTGGGGGTGGACCGCTCGTCGGCCGAGCTGGCCGCCGCCCGCACTGCCGACGTCGGACCGCTGCTTCGCGCGGACGCGACCGCCCTGCCGCTCGCCAGCGGCAGCATCGACACCGTCGTCTGCTCGATGGCCCTCATGCTGCTCACCCCGCTTCCCAGAGCCCTCCGCGAGATCCGGCGCGTCCTGCGACGGGGCGGCCTCCTGGTCGCGACCGTCCCGGCCACCGGGCCCCTGCGAGCCGGTGACTACGCGCTCGCAGCAGCCCTGCTCCTCGCCATCCGGCGCACCCTGCGCTACCCAAACGACCGGGCCATGCGACACCTGCCCGCCGCACTCGCCCGCGCCGGGCTGGAGCTGAGGAGTGACGAGCGCCGCTGCTTCACCCTCCCGCTCACCCGACCGGACGACGGAAGCCTTCTCCTGGACTCGCTCTACCTACCCGGACTCACCCCGACCGCCCACCGCCGCGCCCTCCGGGTTCTGCGCGCGGCCCACCGGACGGAGGTCCCGATCCCGCTGCGACGGATCACAGCAAGAGCCCGATGA
- a CDS encoding class I SAM-dependent methyltransferase — translation MSGPQRENPQPDDPQTLKACCASAYQSDAVTALLGTSLHPGGPALTRHLARTLELAPGMRVLDVASGTGSTALLLAAEFGCEVVGVDLGEQSVARARAAAEQAGLAMGVPPVGGRGRVTFRTGDAEQLPFPDGSFDAVMCECAFCTFPDKPTAALEFARVLRPGGRVGITDVTLAPSNLPPELAELAGWVACLADARPLERYAALLTAAGLHTVRTERHDDALRRMVEQIDARLRALRIAGAAVPGFAEPVDLDRALALTAHAARAVDDGTAGYALLVAQKPQAAQ, via the coding sequence ATGAGCGGCCCCCAGCGCGAAAACCCGCAGCCCGACGACCCGCAGACCCTCAAGGCGTGCTGCGCGAGCGCCTACCAGTCCGATGCCGTCACGGCTCTCCTTGGCACCAGCCTCCATCCGGGCGGCCCGGCACTCACCCGCCACCTCGCCCGCACGCTCGAACTCGCGCCCGGCATGCGCGTCCTGGACGTGGCCAGCGGAACGGGCAGCACCGCGCTCCTGCTGGCCGCCGAGTTCGGCTGCGAGGTCGTAGGCGTCGACCTCGGCGAGCAATCCGTGGCCCGCGCCCGCGCAGCCGCCGAACAGGCGGGGCTCGCCATGGGGGTCCCTCCGGTCGGAGGCCGGGGGAGGGTCACCTTCCGGACCGGCGATGCCGAACAACTCCCTTTCCCTGACGGCTCCTTCGACGCGGTGATGTGCGAGTGCGCGTTCTGCACATTCCCCGACAAGCCCACCGCCGCCCTCGAGTTCGCCCGCGTCCTGCGCCCCGGCGGACGGGTCGGCATCACCGATGTCACTCTCGCCCCCAGCAACCTCCCGCCCGAACTCGCGGAACTGGCAGGCTGGGTGGCCTGCCTGGCCGACGCCCGCCCGCTGGAGCGGTACGCGGCTCTCTTGACGGCCGCAGGACTGCACACCGTCCGCACCGAACGCCACGACGACGCCCTGCGACGCATGGTCGAACAGATCGACGCACGGCTGCGCGCGCTCCGGATCGCTGGAGCTGCCGTCCCCGGCTTCGCCGAGCCGGTCGACCTCGACCGGGCGCTCGCCCTGACCGCCCACGCCGCCCGCGCGGTCGACGACGGTACGGCCGGCTACGCCCTCCTCGTCGCGCAGAAACCGCAGGCAGCGCAATGA
- a CDS encoding radical SAM protein has translation MTEPVTPPQKTDRDEVFLEFTKSICPVCKAVVDAQVNIRQDKVYLRKRCKEHGRFEALVYGDAQQYLDSARFNKPGTLPLAFQTEVRDGCPTDCGLCPEHKQHACLGIIEVNSDCNLDCPICFADSGHQADGFSLTLDQVEKMLDTYVAAEGEPEVVMFSGGEPSIHKHILDFIDAARSRPIGNVVLNTNGIRLATDRHFAPALAERGVIVYLQFDGFAPATHLAIRGKDLRELKQRALDACAVAGLRVMLAAAVERGLNDHEAGAIIRFGLEHPAVRGVVLQPVTHSGRHLEFDPLTRLTNSDVIQAVADQLPDLLRPDDFFPVPCCFPTCRSVSYLLTDGTDVVPLTRLVQLEDYLDYIANRALPEPGLRGALEKLWSASAFPGTATTSAQLDCATCGIDLPKALRAVVDKAFMLVVQDFQDPYTLNVKTLMKCCVEMLTPDGRIIPFCAYNSVGYREQVREQLTGVPVADVVPNATGLQLLLEPSPHGSKTARNRGKTAGRAGNNTGEAL, from the coding sequence ATGACCGAACCTGTCACGCCTCCTCAGAAGACGGACCGGGACGAGGTGTTCCTGGAGTTCACCAAGAGCATCTGCCCGGTCTGCAAGGCCGTCGTCGACGCCCAGGTCAACATCCGCCAGGACAAGGTCTACCTGCGCAAACGCTGCAAGGAGCACGGCCGGTTCGAGGCACTCGTCTACGGCGACGCCCAGCAGTACCTGGACTCCGCGCGGTTCAACAAGCCGGGCACCCTCCCGCTGGCGTTCCAGACCGAGGTGCGGGACGGCTGCCCGACCGACTGCGGCCTGTGCCCGGAACACAAGCAGCACGCCTGCCTGGGCATCATCGAGGTCAACTCCGACTGCAACCTGGACTGCCCGATCTGCTTCGCCGACTCCGGCCATCAGGCCGACGGCTTCTCGCTCACCCTTGACCAGGTCGAGAAGATGCTCGACACCTATGTCGCCGCCGAGGGTGAACCCGAGGTGGTGATGTTCTCCGGTGGTGAACCCAGCATCCACAAGCACATCCTGGACTTCATCGACGCCGCCCGCTCCCGCCCGATCGGCAACGTCGTCCTCAACACCAACGGCATCCGCCTCGCGACCGACCGGCACTTCGCACCCGCCTTGGCCGAGCGCGGCGTCATCGTCTATCTGCAGTTCGACGGCTTCGCCCCCGCCACCCACCTGGCCATCCGCGGCAAGGACCTGCGCGAACTCAAGCAGCGGGCCCTGGACGCCTGCGCCGTTGCCGGCCTGCGCGTCATGCTCGCCGCCGCCGTCGAACGAGGGCTGAACGACCACGAGGCGGGCGCCATCATCCGCTTCGGCCTCGAACACCCGGCCGTGCGCGGCGTCGTCCTGCAACCCGTCACCCACTCCGGCCGACACCTCGAATTCGACCCGCTCACCCGTCTCACCAACTCCGACGTCATCCAGGCCGTCGCCGACCAACTCCCCGACCTGCTACGGCCCGATGACTTCTTCCCCGTCCCGTGCTGCTTCCCCACCTGCCGCTCCGTCAGCTATCTGCTGACCGACGGAACGGACGTCGTGCCGCTGACTCGGCTCGTCCAGCTGGAGGACTACCTGGACTACATCGCCAACCGCGCTCTGCCCGAACCCGGGCTTCGCGGAGCACTGGAGAAGCTGTGGTCGGCCTCAGCGTTCCCCGGCACCGCCACCACCTCGGCCCAACTGGACTGTGCCACCTGCGGGATCGACCTGCCCAAGGCCCTGCGCGCGGTCGTCGACAAGGCCTTCATGCTGGTCGTCCAGGATTTCCAGGACCCGTACACCCTCAACGTCAAGACGCTGATGAAGTGCTGCGTCGAGATGCTCACCCCCGACGGGCGGATCATCCCCTTCTGCGCCTACAACTCCGTCGGCTACCGCGAACAGGTCCGCGAACAGCTCACCGGCGTCCCGGTCGCCGACGTCGTGCCCAACGCCACCGGGCTTCAGCTCCTCCTCGAACCCTCCCCGCACGGTTCCAAGACCGCCCGCAACCGCGGGAAGACTGCCGGGCGCGCCGGCAACAACACGGGGGAGGCCCTCTGA
- a CDS encoding dihydrolipoyl dehydrogenase family protein has translation MSRAYDLVVIGGGSAGLTAARVAAGLGARVALVERARLGGDCLWTGCVPSKALLHAAAEVHAARRVARYGLPAATGPADWQAVTVHLRAAIGRIEPHDSSVALERLGVEVVHGVARFGGPRHVDVEGRRLVFRHALIATGSRPSLPTVPGLRDAAPLTTDTVWDLDRLPDRLLVVGGGASGCELAQAFGRLGSHVTLLEAERRLLPAMDAAAGGLLASRLTTEGVEVRTEGPLRAVRLGTAEFTDTEGAVRTVEFDHLLVTAGRMPNTDGLGLEQAGVLTDERGLIRADARLRTANPRIHAAGDVTGRMPYTHVAGVQAADAVLGALLGLRPRLDYGAVPYVVFTDPEVAQVGPTAEQAARVHGPGVRTRLLAHEEMDRAVTEDATDGFTQLVLDPRGRILGATVVGPRAGEAIVELAHAVRLRWTPRRLAATVHPYPTHADGPWLAALEEVHRALAAPRSRVFTGSLLRLRRGVLR, from the coding sequence GTGAGCCGGGCATACGACCTGGTCGTGATCGGTGGCGGTAGCGCCGGGCTGACTGCGGCACGGGTTGCGGCAGGCCTGGGCGCCCGGGTCGCGCTGGTCGAACGCGCCCGGCTGGGCGGGGACTGCCTGTGGACCGGCTGCGTGCCCAGCAAGGCGCTGCTGCACGCCGCCGCAGAGGTCCACGCCGCCCGGCGAGTCGCCCGCTACGGCCTCCCGGCTGCGACCGGACCCGCGGACTGGCAGGCCGTGACGGTGCACCTTCGCGCGGCCATCGGCCGCATCGAGCCGCACGACTCGTCGGTTGCCCTGGAGCGGCTCGGCGTTGAGGTTGTCCATGGAGTTGCACGCTTCGGCGGGCCGCGCCATGTCGACGTCGAGGGGCGGCGGCTCGTCTTCCGGCACGCCCTGATCGCGACTGGCTCGAGGCCTTCCCTGCCGACCGTGCCGGGGCTGCGGGACGCCGCTCCGCTGACCACCGACACCGTCTGGGACCTCGACAGGCTTCCCGACCGGCTGCTGGTGGTCGGTGGTGGTGCCTCCGGCTGCGAACTCGCTCAGGCTTTCGGCCGGCTCGGCTCCCATGTCACGCTGCTCGAAGCCGAGCGGAGACTGCTTCCGGCCATGGATGCGGCGGCGGGCGGGCTGTTGGCCTCTCGGCTGACCACCGAGGGCGTCGAGGTCCGTACCGAGGGGCCCTTGCGAGCGGTCCGGCTTGGTACGGCGGAGTTCACCGACACCGAAGGTGCCGTCCGTACGGTGGAGTTCGACCACCTGCTGGTAACGGCCGGACGCATGCCGAACACCGACGGGCTCGGGCTGGAACAGGCCGGTGTGCTGACCGACGAACGCGGTCTGATCCGCGCCGATGCCCGCCTGCGGACCGCCAACCCGCGGATCCACGCTGCGGGCGATGTCACCGGTCGGATGCCGTACACGCACGTCGCCGGAGTCCAGGCCGCCGACGCCGTCCTCGGCGCACTGCTCGGCCTGCGCCCACGGCTGGACTACGGCGCGGTGCCGTACGTGGTCTTCACCGACCCGGAGGTCGCCCAGGTCGGCCCGACCGCCGAGCAGGCCGCCCGTGTGCACGGCCCCGGTGTCCGCACTCGTCTCCTGGCACACGAGGAGATGGACCGGGCCGTCACCGAGGACGCCACCGACGGCTTCACCCAGCTCGTCCTCGACCCGCGAGGAAGGATCCTCGGCGCCACAGTCGTCGGCCCCCGCGCCGGCGAGGCGATCGTCGAACTCGCCCACGCCGTGCGCCTCCGGTGGACACCCCGACGGCTCGCCGCCACCGTCCACCCGTACCCCACCCATGCCGACGGGCCGTGGCTCGCCGCATTGGAGGAGGTCCACCGTGCGCTGGCGGCCCCCCGCAGCCGTGTGTTCACGGGCAGCCTGCTGCGGCTGCGGCGTGGAGTCCTGCGATGA
- a CDS encoding DUF427 domain-containing protein: MMRAVWNGAVLAETARTRVVEGNHYFPPESLHREYLTESATRTLCPWKGVARYYTVTVEGLANPDAAWCYPRPLFLARRIKNHVAFWHGVTVEGTPEKQP, translated from the coding sequence ATGATGCGCGCAGTCTGGAACGGCGCGGTGCTCGCCGAGACGGCCCGGACCAGGGTGGTCGAGGGCAACCACTACTTCCCGCCCGAGTCGCTCCACCGCGAGTACCTCACCGAGTCCGCCACCAGAACGCTGTGCCCATGGAAGGGCGTCGCCCGCTACTACACGGTGACCGTCGAAGGCCTGGCCAACCCCGACGCCGCCTGGTGCTATCCCCGCCCGCTGTTCCTCGCCCGGCGGATCAAGAACCATGTGGCCTTCTGGCACGGCGTCACGGTGGAAGGCACACCGGAGAAGCAGCCGTGA
- a CDS encoding arsenate reductase family protein — translation MEIWINPACSKCSSALSLLDEEGAQYTVRRYLDDPPTAAELDEVLHRLGLEPWDIARTGEPIASELGLDGWERDSDSRNRWIAALAAQPILIQRPIITADDHTAVVGRTPEAVRSVLL, via the coding sequence ATGGAAATCTGGATCAATCCCGCCTGTTCCAAGTGCAGTTCCGCGTTGTCGCTGCTCGACGAGGAGGGCGCGCAGTACACCGTGCGGCGCTACCTGGACGACCCGCCGACCGCCGCAGAGCTCGACGAGGTCCTGCACCGGCTTGGCCTGGAGCCCTGGGACATCGCCCGCACCGGCGAACCGATCGCTTCCGAGCTGGGTCTTGATGGCTGGGAGCGCGACAGCGACAGCCGCAACCGGTGGATCGCGGCCCTGGCCGCCCAACCGATCCTGATCCAGCGGCCGATCATCACCGCCGACGATCACACCGCCGTCGTCGGCCGGACACCGGAGGCGGTCCGCTCGGTCCTGCTATAG
- the folE gene encoding GTP cyclohydrolase I FolE, with protein MHEVDGIDLGAAEEAAGQFLRALGVRIDTESMRGTPGRMARAYAELFSPRPFDLTTFPNDEGYDELVLARAIPVRSVCEHHLLPFVGTAHVGYLPGTRILGLSKLARVVEYFACRPQVQERLTKQVADWLQAQLDPKGVGVVIEAEHTCMTLRGVQATGSTTMTSTLLGVLRHDARSRAEFLALTGVAS; from the coding sequence ATGCACGAGGTCGACGGCATCGACCTTGGTGCGGCAGAAGAGGCCGCCGGACAGTTCCTGCGAGCGCTGGGCGTACGCATCGACACCGAGAGCATGCGGGGCACGCCGGGCAGGATGGCCCGCGCCTACGCAGAACTGTTCAGCCCCAGGCCGTTCGACCTGACCACATTCCCCAACGACGAGGGCTACGACGAACTCGTCCTCGCCCGCGCCATCCCCGTGCGGTCGGTCTGCGAACACCACCTGCTACCGTTCGTCGGCACCGCCCACGTCGGCTACCTCCCCGGAACCCGCATCCTGGGCCTGTCCAAACTCGCCCGCGTCGTCGAGTACTTCGCCTGCCGCCCCCAGGTGCAAGAACGCCTCACCAAACAGGTCGCTGACTGGCTCCAGGCCCAACTCGATCCGAAGGGCGTCGGCGTGGTCATCGAAGCCGAGCACACGTGCATGACCCTGCGCGGTGTCCAGGCCACCGGATCGACCACCATGACCTCCACCCTCCTCGGAGTGCTGCGCCACGACGCGCGCTCCCGGGCCGAGTTCCTCGCCCTGACAGGCGTCGCCTCCTGA